Proteins from a single region of Acidianus ambivalens:
- a CDS encoding SepZ protein, which yields MAGVKFARRVLGAIIAGIGVSLWIADILLTFTLPYSEYENDALVAMVPISGAVLVLGGLLMGLWG from the coding sequence ATGGCAGGAGTAAAATTTGCTAGAAGAGTTCTAGGAGCTATAATCGCTGGAATAGGTGTATCGTTATGGATAGCCGATATATTATTGACTTTCACCTTACCATATTCAGAGTACGAGAATGACGCTTTAGTGGCTATGGTCCCAATATCTGGAGCTGTACTAGTTTTAGGAGGATTATTAATGGGGTTATGGGGTTGA
- a CDS encoding 4Fe-4S binding protein, translated as MIILPSFIVFYIVMVSGLIGVQSLNNAGLNLVNFAPDISWLLWFPLLWLLTWIANGRTWCQTCPFSGQAEWLQRLHPWKKTSKKLGKRLRWPLKYSTILYSAIGFSILTWIEEFYNIGGPGLPMLTSVVLIYIALLEVTIALLFQERTFCRTICPLSAPLAVTTMISPLGTFRVKDQEKCKNCATKDCMRGNEKFHGCPWFASPGSKENAGFCGMATDCYKACPHDNIDVPIKRFPWLDDLFVNRKRFDVALSVLILLGVVFFQFFNALPLYAFLDHWLSQVTGWVSIANVLGEGLNKYGWLTNGYPMPLDYAMLNLVPIIIVTLSSRGNKWKFTSISYSLIPLFAATILSRNIPKFVGGSLLILNEIFSPTGVHLTLRETLWGSILHKLGSNPCSATAEWWALLIMEAINIFGIYLSIKAARRLSEYDGVPLNNYLIPIITLGGSFVLITYWMSSPMNPAMPFYNKYLGNLLYNPLQAQPPF; from the coding sequence ATGATAATTCTACCTTCATTCATAGTCTTTTATATTGTAATGGTTTCTGGGCTAATTGGAGTTCAGAGCTTAAATAACGCTGGATTAAACCTAGTCAACTTTGCTCCCGATATAAGTTGGCTATTATGGTTTCCTTTACTTTGGTTATTAACGTGGATTGCTAACGGGAGAACTTGGTGTCAAACTTGTCCATTCAGCGGACAAGCGGAATGGCTACAAAGGTTGCACCCTTGGAAAAAGACAAGTAAGAAGCTAGGCAAAAGATTAAGGTGGCCTTTAAAGTACTCGACGATCTTATATTCTGCAATAGGATTTTCAATTCTAACATGGATAGAAGAGTTCTACAACATAGGCGGACCCGGGTTACCTATGTTAACTTCAGTAGTTTTAATATACATTGCACTACTCGAAGTGACAATAGCTTTACTTTTTCAAGAACGAACCTTCTGCAGAACAATTTGCCCATTAAGTGCCCCATTAGCGGTGACAACAATGATCTCCCCTTTAGGGACTTTCAGAGTTAAAGATCAAGAAAAATGCAAAAATTGTGCCACGAAGGACTGCATGAGGGGAAATGAAAAATTCCACGGATGCCCGTGGTTCGCGTCTCCGGGAAGCAAAGAAAACGCTGGCTTTTGCGGAATGGCTACCGATTGTTATAAAGCTTGTCCTCACGATAATATAGATGTTCCAATTAAGAGATTCCCTTGGTTGGACGATCTATTCGTAAATAGGAAGAGATTTGACGTTGCCCTCTCGGTGCTGATATTACTGGGAGTAGTTTTCTTCCAATTCTTCAACGCATTACCTCTTTACGCCTTCCTAGACCATTGGTTAAGTCAGGTTACAGGTTGGGTAAGTATTGCAAACGTGTTAGGAGAAGGTTTAAACAAATATGGTTGGTTAACAAACGGGTATCCAATGCCTTTAGATTACGCAATGCTAAATCTGGTACCTATAATCATAGTTACTTTATCCTCAAGAGGAAATAAATGGAAGTTCACGTCGATATCTTACTCATTAATTCCGTTATTTGCTGCTACAATATTATCTAGAAATATACCTAAGTTCGTAGGAGGATCTTTACTCATACTTAATGAAATATTTAGCCCTACGGGAGTACATTTGACATTAAGAGAAACGTTGTGGGGTTCAATTTTACATAAATTGGGAAGCAATCCTTGTAGCGCAACCGCTGAATGGTGGGCATTACTAATCATGGAGGCAATAAACATTTTCGGAATATACTTATCCATTAAGGCAGCAAGAAGGCTTTCAGAATACGACGGAGTTCCGCTGAATAACTATTTAATACCAATAATTACGCTGGGAGGATCTTTCGTATTAATAACCTATTGGATGTCAAGTCCAATGAATCCCGCAATGCCGTTCTATAATAAATACTTGGGCAACCTATTGTATAATCCCTTGCAGGCTCAGCCTCCGTTCTAG
- a CDS encoding carbohydrate ABC transporter permease, with product MRIKLIYIGIILLSIYFLFPLYVLLLLSFSPAKYTIQRVYPLLYFKSFTLGNLQFAFHCYDFIHPFLKSLFVAFLVGILALLLGIPAGYGLSRLPAKISYPILVLLLITNMVPGLVVAIPISVEFIKLGLFDSIPGLAFAQELITLPLATFILQGTFSAIPREIEYQAKIDGASTLSYFINILLPIASPGIASAFLISWMFSWDEFTYAVILSPIHPTLPVEIYINITRGNVLAASAFSLVFTIPVIVLTLFLQKYLKGEYLTGGIKA from the coding sequence ATGAGGATAAAACTAATCTATATAGGAATTATATTACTTTCAATATATTTCCTCTTTCCCCTCTACGTATTATTACTCTTGTCGTTCTCCCCTGCAAAGTACACAATCCAAAGAGTTTACCCATTACTATACTTCAAGTCATTTACTCTAGGAAATTTACAGTTCGCCTTCCACTGTTACGACTTTATTCACCCCTTCTTAAAGAGCTTGTTCGTAGCTTTTCTAGTTGGGATATTAGCCTTACTTCTAGGAATTCCAGCAGGTTATGGGTTAAGCAGGCTTCCAGCAAAGATATCTTACCCTATCCTAGTGTTATTATTAATAACAAACATGGTTCCGGGATTAGTGGTAGCAATTCCAATAAGCGTGGAGTTCATAAAGTTAGGTTTATTCGACTCAATACCGGGTTTAGCGTTTGCACAAGAGTTGATCACTTTACCTTTAGCAACTTTCATATTGCAAGGGACTTTCTCTGCAATACCGAGAGAAATAGAATACCAGGCTAAGATAGACGGCGCATCAACTTTGTCCTACTTTATTAACATACTCCTCCCAATTGCTTCTCCAGGCATTGCGTCGGCTTTCCTAATAAGCTGGATGTTCTCTTGGGACGAATTCACTTACGCTGTAATATTATCTCCTATTCACCCAACTTTACCGGTGGAAATTTACATTAACATAACCAGAGGAAACGTTCTGGCTGCATCAGCATTTTCCTTGGTTTTCACAATTCCAGTAATAGTTTTAACTCTCTTCCTACAAAAATATTTAAAGGGAGAATATTTAACTGGGGGGATTAAAGCATGA
- a CDS encoding 7-cyano-7-deazaguanine synthase — protein sequence MKLLLYSGGINSTIALYKFKDVADCLFIDYGQRSARMQREMAKYHCEKLGMKLIEIHIPSLGRAFYDGLGMRLNEPIVHRNVILLSIALTYAKERTYDEVIFATASEECLFEKNKPLIISTMKRLAEIYGVKLSMPFVNLSKSLLVKMGVKQGIELEKTYSCLLGHKYHCGVCSQCQARKIAFKEAGVKDETIYLR from the coding sequence ATGAAACTCCTCCTTTACTCCGGCGGAATAAACTCTACAATTGCTTTGTATAAATTCAAGGATGTTGCTGATTGCCTTTTCATAGATTACGGCCAAAGGTCTGCAAGAATGCAAAGAGAAATGGCCAAATATCATTGTGAGAAGCTTGGAATGAAATTGATAGAAATTCACATACCCTCCTTGGGAAGGGCGTTTTACGACGGGTTAGGAATGAGGCTAAACGAACCAATAGTTCATAGGAACGTGATCCTCTTGTCAATTGCCTTAACTTACGCAAAGGAGAGGACGTATGATGAAGTAATCTTTGCTACCGCAAGCGAAGAGTGTCTCTTTGAGAAAAACAAACCTCTCATAATTTCCACAATGAAGAGGCTTGCTGAAATTTACGGAGTTAAGTTATCAATGCCTTTCGTAAACTTGAGTAAATCTTTACTGGTCAAGATGGGTGTTAAACAGGGGATAGAACTTGAGAAGACCTATTCCTGCTTATTAGGTCATAAATACCACTGCGGAGTTTGTTCACAGTGCCAGGCTAGAAAGATAGCGTTCAAAGAGGCAGGAGTAAAAGACGAGACTATTTATCTAAGGTGA
- a CDS encoding DUF1404 family protein codes for MRDKKSYLFFGLAMLIASLNPLSLSLARVLEIIRVSFDMTTVWGAGLLGIWLADELFRKGYVKRLLEFNFTTRGLVLGWGIAGSIVSYWYFPGPFDLSVILTTARILQLSMFIVAGLMGGIGWYGMTNVWKSITIFAIFSMMASMAEIFLELGAYYQTNLYPVYPTSQFIDTAYFLFAMAFIPSTFYMVKWLKDLNLF; via the coding sequence TTGAGGGACAAAAAGTCCTATCTATTTTTTGGCTTAGCAATGCTAATAGCTTCCTTGAATCCTCTATCCCTCAGTTTAGCCAGAGTCCTAGAAATAATAAGGGTTTCTTTCGACATGACTACAGTATGGGGAGCAGGTCTACTAGGAATATGGCTTGCGGATGAACTTTTCAGAAAGGGATATGTGAAAAGATTACTAGAATTTAATTTCACCACGAGGGGCTTAGTACTAGGGTGGGGAATTGCGGGTTCAATAGTATCTTATTGGTATTTTCCTGGACCTTTCGATTTATCTGTTATTTTAACTACTGCCAGAATATTACAACTTTCGATGTTTATAGTGGCTGGTCTAATGGGAGGTATAGGATGGTATGGAATGACTAACGTTTGGAAGAGTATAACTATCTTTGCAATATTTAGCATGATGGCAAGCATGGCGGAAATATTTTTGGAATTAGGAGCGTATTATCAAACAAACTTATACCCGGTCTATCCCACATCTCAATTCATAGATACAGCATACTTCCTATTTGCAATGGCCTTCATACCATCGACTTTTTACATGGTTAAATGGCTTAAGGATCTTAACTTATTTTAA
- a CDS encoding antibiotic biosynthesis monooxygenase family protein codes for MINVGLYYRVKEGHEKEFEETFSKVVSILKNSDIGFIDAKLYKRVDDPREYLIYSEWKDLESFKKFILSKDYKETTTYGKTILEGRPYHKIYIEFNENK; via the coding sequence ATGATAAATGTTGGTCTTTATTATAGGGTAAAGGAGGGTCACGAGAAGGAATTTGAGGAAACATTTTCAAAGGTGGTTTCAATACTAAAAAATTCCGACATTGGTTTTATTGACGCAAAACTATACAAGAGAGTAGACGACCCAAGAGAATACTTAATTTACAGCGAATGGAAAGACCTAGAATCCTTCAAAAAATTCATACTAAGCAAAGACTACAAAGAAACAACAACATACGGAAAAACAATACTAGAAGGAAGACCATACCACAAAATTTACATAGAGTTCAACGAAAATAAATAA
- a CDS encoding cbb3-type cytochrome c oxidase subunit I, producing the protein MASREEIRRRELEQLSEWAREYEEVKAREAKRSALVKIFYTEEYKMLALKNILFAIAWLFVGGAFALFLRTQAGLCSQGLPVIVCPQYYFQAMTNHVMDMIFGAVFSTVFAVSFYMIPALNGSRLIKWPKIANAGLWIATIGLFMMNLGGVENQYLFTFLNPLKASPTWYIGYALMVIGEWMEMASVLGTSFLGRIQGKLVPTAIGFIVMDMIMMALANISVFIDTIWSLLSPIGGIGLYLFGVPNAEIWKGLFWFADHPLVYFAPYTLTGAIIAIVPLYAKRPIYSVRFARWLIPVLFVLGASVYVHHLVDDPWPLILRDIFAQTSTALIAIPFAALWLLFFITLGDPRKLKWDVGLAFIYAAAVWNIVGGIQAEPTQPTPSVDPTVHNTIWLPSHFHIMLALYSVGGLLGVLYVVGPDLWGRKWYSEKLGWLHFWGWEAGMGLLVTSFAIGGFYGAIRREVAWPAFYEVYYQMAMIGGWLAGFATIIFAYNLILTLLYGEKVKQTDIPLWAVQTIALERLGMRREGYKEEEMPIALPADGMIRILIPEERSSETSVATPTGAKAVKSSTGGDKLEGGTIKANK; encoded by the coding sequence ATGGCTTCAAGAGAGGAAATTAGGCGTAGGGAATTAGAGCAATTATCTGAATGGGCAAGAGAATATGAGGAAGTGAAAGCTAGAGAAGCTAAAAGGTCAGCATTAGTAAAGATTTTCTACACTGAAGAATACAAAATGCTAGCGTTAAAAAACATATTATTTGCAATAGCCTGGCTTTTTGTAGGTGGAGCATTTGCATTATTCTTGCGTACTCAAGCCGGCTTATGCAGTCAGGGATTGCCAGTCATAGTATGCCCACAATATTACTTCCAGGCAATGACAAATCACGTAATGGACATGATATTCGGTGCAGTCTTCTCTACAGTTTTCGCTGTTTCCTTCTACATGATCCCGGCACTTAACGGTTCTAGACTAATAAAATGGCCTAAAATAGCTAATGCCGGATTATGGATTGCTACTATAGGATTATTTATGATGAATCTAGGAGGAGTGGAAAATCAGTACTTATTCACTTTCTTGAACCCGTTGAAGGCTTCGCCAACGTGGTACATAGGCTACGCTTTAATGGTAATAGGCGAATGGATGGAGATGGCTTCAGTTTTGGGAACTTCCTTCCTAGGTAGAATACAAGGTAAACTGGTTCCTACAGCTATAGGCTTCATAGTCATGGATATGATAATGATGGCATTAGCTAACATTTCAGTATTTATAGACACAATATGGAGTCTACTCTCACCGATAGGAGGTATCGGGTTATATTTATTCGGAGTACCTAATGCCGAAATATGGAAAGGTTTGTTCTGGTTTGCAGATCATCCACTAGTGTATTTCGCTCCATATACGCTTACTGGAGCAATAATAGCAATAGTGCCGTTATATGCAAAGAGGCCCATTTATAGTGTTAGATTTGCAAGATGGTTAATTCCTGTCCTCTTCGTTTTAGGTGCAAGCGTTTACGTTCACCACTTAGTAGATGACCCATGGCCATTAATATTGAGAGACATATTTGCTCAAACTTCTACTGCATTAATAGCAATACCTTTTGCGGCTTTGTGGTTATTATTCTTCATTACCCTAGGAGATCCTAGAAAGCTAAAGTGGGATGTAGGATTAGCATTTATATATGCCGCAGCAGTATGGAACATAGTTGGAGGAATACAAGCAGAACCTACGCAACCAACACCTTCAGTAGACCCCACAGTACATAATACTATATGGTTGCCCAGTCACTTCCACATAATGTTAGCATTGTATAGCGTAGGAGGCTTGCTAGGAGTTTTATACGTTGTAGGTCCAGACTTATGGGGAAGAAAGTGGTATAGTGAGAAACTAGGTTGGTTGCACTTCTGGGGTTGGGAAGCAGGAATGGGACTATTAGTGACTTCCTTCGCTATTGGCGGATTCTACGGAGCCATTAGAAGAGAAGTAGCGTGGCCTGCTTTCTATGAAGTTTATTATCAGATGGCAATGATAGGTGGATGGCTAGCAGGATTCGCTACTATCATATTTGCTTACAACTTAATACTAACACTATTGTACGGAGAGAAAGTTAAACAAACAGATATACCGCTCTGGGCAGTGCAGACAATAGCATTAGAAAGATTAGGCATGAGAAGGGAAGGATACAAGGAAGAAGAAATGCCAATAGCCCTTCCAGCTGACGGAATGATAAGGATATTAATACCGGAAGAACGGTCATCTGAAACTTCTGTCGCCACACCTACAGGGGCTAAGGCAGTTAAATCCTCGACGGGAGGAGATAAACTAGAAGGAGGAACTATTAAGGCAAACAAGTAA
- a CDS encoding CBS domain-containing protein: MEPIVLIDADRCVGCFMCERACALAKCLVVDRELRLAKLVRPWDCTGCKACERACPYSCIIVLSDVNEVPLRAKVTIQRVWRYARKPIIVNNPSLVEIAKIMHERKIGSVLAPKRLIATETDVLNSFINGSNKVEFKEAITINERFTLSQALDLMLEKGISHLPVVDDREYVTGIISLRDCLRGLAVSSIIKQKGLEIHTLKGERKISDFLFMDPVVLESNSTLREAVTKLLKEKRKAGLVIGEKPGIFTLKDGIRMISEGKSDNSTIEVRYDIPILEEAESVSKALSIMEMKGIRHIIIRTYGGDYNLLSIREIGKGIAWIVNKV, translated from the coding sequence TTGGAGCCTATAGTATTAATTGACGCAGACAGATGCGTGGGTTGCTTCATGTGCGAAAGAGCCTGTGCATTAGCAAAGTGCCTAGTAGTTGACAGAGAATTAAGGTTGGCAAAGTTAGTTAGACCGTGGGACTGCACTGGTTGTAAAGCCTGCGAAAGAGCATGCCCTTACTCTTGCATTATCGTATTGTCAGACGTAAACGAAGTGCCATTAAGAGCAAAGGTAACCATACAGAGAGTATGGAGATATGCTAGAAAACCTATTATTGTTAATAACCCTAGCTTAGTTGAAATAGCGAAAATTATGCACGAAAGGAAGATAGGTTCGGTACTAGCTCCAAAAAGATTAATTGCTACCGAGACAGACGTGTTAAACTCTTTTATAAATGGAAGTAATAAAGTGGAGTTTAAAGAGGCAATAACTATTAATGAAAGGTTTACATTATCTCAAGCTTTAGACTTAATGTTGGAGAAAGGAATTTCTCACCTTCCCGTAGTCGACGATAGAGAATACGTGACGGGAATAATATCTTTAAGGGATTGCCTAAGAGGATTGGCAGTAAGTAGTATAATTAAACAAAAAGGTCTAGAGATACATACATTAAAGGGAGAAAGGAAGATTTCCGATTTCCTCTTTATGGATCCCGTTGTTCTAGAGAGCAACTCCACATTACGTGAAGCAGTCACAAAGCTTTTGAAAGAAAAGAGGAAGGCCGGACTAGTAATTGGAGAAAAGCCCGGAATCTTCACACTAAAGGACGGAATAAGGATGATTTCTGAAGGTAAAAGCGATAATTCTACAATAGAAGTTAGGTATGATATTCCTATATTAGAGGAAGCAGAAAGCGTATCTAAAGCCTTAAGCATAATGGAAATGAAGGGAATTAGACATATAATTATTAGGACTTATGGAGGGGATTACAATTTGCTATCAATAAGAGAAATAGGTAAAGGAATTGCGTGGATTGTTAATAAGGTATAG
- a CDS encoding ABC transporter ATP-binding protein, translating into MIELQNLVKKYGNFTVLNGISVTIESGEFFVILGPSGAGKSTLLKVIAGIEKLDSGRIIVDGKDITNLPPEKRNIAMVFQNYALYPNMTVYDNIAFPLKMRKMKKEEIDERVKRVAKILGITDILNKNVTKISGGQQQRVALARAIVREPSFYLLDEPLSNLDARTRFIARGELKRIQKELNGTFIYVTHDQKEAMSLADRMAVLHMGKFEQIGKPIELYEYPKTKWVAEFIGDFPMNFLPGKMMGEEGVEIGFRPEWVKEGNDIKGVVESIETMGENIYLFCDVGGNKVTILWKEMLDIGDEVTFTITKFRRFKDGVLIDTQ; encoded by the coding sequence ATGATCGAGTTACAAAATTTAGTTAAAAAATACGGAAACTTTACAGTACTCAACGGAATTTCTGTAACCATAGAGTCCGGAGAATTCTTTGTTATACTAGGCCCTTCCGGTGCAGGAAAATCAACGCTATTGAAAGTTATTGCAGGGATAGAAAAGCTTGATTCTGGAAGAATAATTGTGGACGGAAAGGATATAACAAACCTACCTCCAGAAAAGAGGAACATAGCAATGGTTTTTCAAAATTACGCATTATATCCAAATATGACAGTTTACGATAACATTGCCTTTCCATTGAAGATGAGGAAAATGAAAAAAGAGGAAATAGATGAAAGAGTAAAGAGGGTAGCGAAAATTCTGGGAATAACTGACATACTGAACAAGAACGTGACTAAAATAAGCGGAGGACAACAGCAGAGAGTAGCGTTGGCTAGAGCAATAGTTAGAGAACCTTCCTTTTACCTCCTTGACGAGCCCCTTTCAAACTTGGATGCAAGAACAAGGTTTATCGCCAGGGGTGAACTCAAGAGGATACAGAAGGAGTTGAACGGAACTTTCATTTACGTAACTCACGACCAAAAAGAAGCAATGAGCTTAGCGGACAGAATGGCAGTTCTTCACATGGGCAAATTCGAGCAAATAGGCAAGCCAATTGAGCTTTACGAATACCCTAAAACTAAGTGGGTCGCCGAGTTCATAGGAGACTTTCCCATGAATTTCCTCCCAGGGAAAATGATGGGAGAAGAAGGAGTAGAAATTGGCTTCAGACCGGAATGGGTAAAGGAAGGGAATGACATTAAAGGAGTCGTAGAATCTATAGAAACTATGGGAGAAAACATTTACTTATTCTGCGACGTAGGAGGTAATAAAGTCACAATACTATGGAAGGAGATGCTGGACATAGGTGATGAGGTAACTTTCACTATAACAAAGTTTAGGAGATTTAAGGACGGAGTACTTATAGACACACAGTAA
- a CDS encoding carbohydrate ABC transporter permease, with amino-acid sequence MKQNLKYFLFTLPALIYVLAFAFYPSAYAVYLSFLNSAGHFTLANYEELFYFNFACSVENTIIVTFGALMIQLFLGLAIASVLTREFRGKKFFSTLVIVPMGVATIVAAIVFSFIFQTYGGYANSFLHLFGLKGINWYSNRWMDLLVVMISDSWKNTPIVTLILLAGMQSIPKDLYYAAALDGAGPIRRFIHITLPNLKKFIAIALIIRGVSEFNIFALPLVLIGYHPSLLTTLAYELYSTTTVNEASAAAVILLAFISVFIFLNIRLGGGRK; translated from the coding sequence TTGAAACAAAATCTAAAATATTTTCTTTTTACTCTTCCTGCATTGATTTACGTTTTAGCCTTTGCATTTTATCCTTCAGCTTATGCAGTTTATTTAAGCTTCCTTAACTCAGCTGGCCATTTTACACTTGCAAATTACGAGGAGTTATTTTACTTCAACTTTGCATGTTCAGTAGAGAACACAATAATAGTTACTTTTGGAGCGTTAATGATCCAACTTTTTCTGGGTTTAGCAATAGCTTCAGTCCTAACTAGAGAATTTAGGGGCAAGAAGTTCTTCTCTACATTGGTAATAGTTCCTATGGGAGTCGCAACTATAGTTGCTGCAATAGTCTTTTCATTTATTTTCCAAACTTATGGCGGTTATGCTAACTCTTTCCTGCATTTGTTCGGTTTAAAAGGAATTAATTGGTACAGTAATAGATGGATGGACTTACTTGTAGTAATGATCTCAGACAGTTGGAAGAATACTCCAATTGTTACTTTAATATTATTGGCGGGAATGCAGTCAATCCCTAAGGACTTATATTATGCTGCAGCATTGGACGGAGCAGGACCTATAAGGAGGTTCATACACATAACTTTGCCTAACCTAAAGAAGTTCATAGCTATTGCATTAATTATAAGAGGAGTTAGCGAATTCAACATATTTGCACTACCTTTAGTATTAATAGGCTATCATCCTTCTTTGTTAACCACCTTAGCTTACGAATTATATTCAACTACCACAGTAAACGAAGCATCTGCAGCTGCAGTAATTTTACTTGCCTTCATTTCGGTCTTCATATTCCTAAACATTAGACTTGGAGGTGGTAGGAAATGA
- a CDS encoding quinol oxidase, translated as MKRGTVIALFFILVIVAALSLEIQYSSYDYIGYNPTNNAGEGVVHAQFANALGSYKGPYVIVYVTGQQWHWDFYPHAKVCTNLTVVPVDEPVVFVIHSVDVFHEFFIQNAPSNFSLGFNFGAEAVPGYYSYIVLVFPKPGLYHVACAEYCGTAAVGLGHSWLVGTILATCNVTLAMSVTGGVLPQGQWDPHAVSGAI; from the coding sequence TTGAAAAGAGGCACTGTTATAGCTTTGTTCTTTATCCTAGTTATAGTAGCTGCACTATCCTTGGAAATCCAATACAGCTCATACGATTATATAGGCTATAATCCTACAAACAATGCAGGGGAAGGAGTAGTTCATGCACAGTTTGCAAACGCCCTAGGTTCTTACAAGGGACCTTACGTTATAGTATACGTTACTGGACAACAATGGCACTGGGACTTTTATCCTCACGCTAAGGTCTGTACTAACCTAACAGTTGTTCCAGTTGACGAACCGGTTGTTTTCGTTATACATAGCGTTGACGTATTCCATGAATTCTTTATACAGAATGCTCCAAGTAACTTCAGCCTAGGATTTAACTTCGGAGCTGAGGCAGTACCGGGCTATTATTCTTATATAGTCTTAGTATTCCCTAAGCCAGGATTATACCACGTTGCTTGTGCAGAATATTGCGGTACAGCTGCAGTAGGATTAGGGCACTCTTGGCTTGTAGGTACAATATTAGCAACTTGCAATGTTACACTCGCTATGAGCGTTACTGGCGGAGTTTTACCTCAAGGACAATGGGATCCGCATGCAGTTAGTGGGGCGATCTGA
- a CDS encoding ABC transporter substrate-binding protein: MGKMNKKKMIKAIGKGIAIVIVIVIIAIAGIAAYFTLYHPTTTSKVTINYYDDLAPSEAKVFDSVIIPEFEKEYPNITVCLHVECASDMVKTIESLVSAHDVGATIIAEDNMVIGELLCIGDLMNLTPYLSQIEPKSMIPSMVYLMNYEQKVYHGIYFIPFRGNIPLVWYNKTVFEEYHLPIPQNWSQLMYDSKVIYQKTGIQPIMFQGHGGASTATELYQWMVQAGGNPLVFNDSGDILAFEYLDNLSQYFNPNYIHGYWGSYKGLGSDKYYILDYQWPYIYSVMKSEGYNVSDIGFYPGPKGPANCCHLVGGDVLAIPKGATHIQDLLLFAKFLLGVQVQRDIITILGEPAVNAKAYCNLPSNVSALFKAEEDAFQHAFFREPVPWISEWNTIADNVFVKIVEDHAPISEIPSILSQANAEMYHYLETNYNSTVAQEYEEGYFHPLYG, translated from the coding sequence ATGGGTAAAATGAACAAGAAGAAAATGATAAAAGCTATAGGTAAAGGTATAGCCATTGTAATAGTAATTGTAATAATAGCAATAGCAGGAATAGCTGCATACTTCACGCTGTACCACCCAACGACTACTTCGAAAGTCACAATAAATTACTATGACGATTTAGCCCCGTCTGAGGCTAAGGTCTTCGATAGTGTAATTATTCCAGAATTTGAAAAGGAGTACCCAAACATCACAGTCTGCTTACACGTTGAATGCGCTTCAGATATGGTTAAGACGATTGAATCCTTAGTTTCAGCTCATGACGTCGGGGCTACGATAATTGCAGAAGATAATATGGTAATTGGAGAATTACTTTGCATAGGAGATTTAATGAACCTAACACCGTACTTATCCCAAATAGAGCCGAAAAGCATGATACCTTCAATGGTTTACCTAATGAACTATGAGCAAAAGGTATATCATGGAATTTACTTCATACCCTTCAGAGGAAACATTCCTTTAGTATGGTACAATAAAACAGTCTTTGAAGAATACCACTTACCAATTCCGCAGAACTGGTCGCAACTAATGTATGATTCAAAGGTGATTTACCAAAAGACCGGAATACAACCAATCATGTTCCAAGGTCATGGAGGCGCAAGCACAGCAACAGAATTATACCAATGGATGGTCCAAGCTGGAGGAAATCCTTTAGTATTTAACGACAGTGGGGATATACTTGCCTTTGAATACCTAGATAACTTATCACAATACTTTAACCCCAACTACATTCACGGTTATTGGGGTAGCTACAAGGGATTAGGAAGCGATAAATACTACATTCTAGACTATCAATGGCCATACATTTATTCCGTAATGAAGAGCGAAGGATACAACGTGAGCGACATAGGCTTCTATCCCGGGCCTAAAGGGCCCGCAAACTGTTGCCACCTAGTAGGTGGTGACGTCTTAGCAATACCCAAAGGTGCTACACACATTCAAGATTTGCTACTGTTTGCCAAATTCCTACTAGGAGTACAAGTACAGAGGGATATAATAACAATACTCGGAGAGCCAGCAGTGAATGCAAAGGCTTACTGTAACTTACCTTCCAACGTGTCCGCACTATTCAAAGCAGAGGAAGATGCATTCCAGCACGCTTTCTTCAGAGAGCCCGTTCCGTGGATAAGCGAGTGGAACACAATTGCAGACAACGTATTCGTAAAAATAGTAGAAGACCACGCACCAATAAGCGAAATACCTTCAATATTGAGCCAAGCAAATGCCGAAATGTACCACTATCTAGAGACTAACTATAATTCAACGGTAGCACAAGAGTACGAAGAAGGATACTTCCACCCACTGTACGGGTGA